Genomic DNA from Elgaria multicarinata webbii isolate HBS135686 ecotype San Diego chromosome 2, rElgMul1.1.pri, whole genome shotgun sequence:
gcaattcctttgtgtgtgttctgTGCCAAGCCCTCGCTGACTCAATCACATCAGAAACTGGGATTTACCCTATTAGTTAATTGCTAAGGTTGCAGGAAGTAGGTGTGTAGTACTGTGAAGCATCAGCCCACATACAGTGCCTGAGGAGGATCCAGGGCTTCTATGGAACATTTGAACCATTTCATTAATGCCGCTCTGCTGGCGGACAAGGAAGTATAATAGCACATAGTAAGGTTTAGTTCTGTCTGCCAAGCTCCAGATTTGAGGGCCTTGTGTATTTCTACCTATGCCTGGAAATGGAATTTCTCCCTGTAACTTTCAAACAAGAAGTGTTGAGTGATGAGACACAGAATCCAAGCACTCGTGACTCACATACAGGAACCTGGGCAACAGTGCAGGTGTTGGCCTAAGAATGGATTTATTTACTTCCGAAATGTATAAAGTACCCTTCATCCACAAGGGATCCcacacagcattaaaacaaatccaatataaaacCCATCCAGTTAAATATTAAAAGACACATATTGAAACAGGAACTTGTGAACCAGCAAGCCAAACCGAATCAATTCAGTTGAAAAATAAATTgccatttaaaattctaaaatgtttaaatacttgggtaaaaagaaaatgtttaaattaagccccctcccccaagaaaACAAAGTTGGCACTAATTGTCTCTCCTTTGAGGGGAATTCCAAAAAATCGTAGGAGTTCTCATTGGACCAGATTTGTGTTGAAATGCTGTGGCTTAAATTGCGCTGACCTGTCCTTTGAACATtatttcatcttctttctcatagTATCAAAAGAGTGGAGAGGACTTTCATTTGGTCTCAATGTCTTCTCTCCCTACCTGGAACATTCTTTTGGCTATGGCCACCTacctatttttaaaatcaattcaaTGTCTTTATCTGTAATAACAACTTAACAGCCTACTTTTTTACACAgtgtttctcctcctttcccctccttcctaTTAGACATCTATAGAGTCTTGAAATAATATAGCCAGCCATCTGGATGTAAGGTGAACCTTAATTTTATCTCCTGTCCTAAGGCTATTTCCAGAAGAGCGTATGCAAAGAAGTTTGTTTAAATATCTttatgagagccagtatggtgcagTAGCTAGGGCTGAGTTTAGGCCAGGGAGATGTagcttcaaatccccacttagttAGGTAGCTCACTGTGTGATACTCACGCCTCATAGGGTTGATGTAAAAATGAAATATGTGTGCAGGAGGCTCTGTGTACATAAACCTAAACTTCTTGAAGCCAGGGTGGAACAAAAATGGAAACAGCAAATATGTTTCCTGTTTCTATAGTATAATAGGAAGTACTAATGCAATTTCTTAATTGCTCTAGGATCAAAATATTGTCCATTGCCTTAATGTTAACCTAGGCGTATCAGACCACTTTCATCCAGGCAAAACACCTATTGCAAATAATCATTTAGAGAGAAAAGTACAGGACATAGCCTATAAATGGCGTCACTTTTTACTGTACGTCAAGGAGTTTCTTGGGCCAACTAACATCCCATAAGATTTgggtggcttttaaagggggttaaaTTCCTgtagtagaaggctatcaatggttactagtcctgatagctatatgctacgtccagtagcagaggcagtaagcctatgcacaccagttcgtggggaacatgggcaggagggtgctgttgcacttacatcctgcttgtgggttcctggtcgacagctggttggccactgtgtgaacaaaatgctggattagatggacccttagtctgatccagcacggttcttcttatgttcttaaaatcacTGGAACCAGCATTCTTCAAATTGTGTGTTATTCTGTTGGTCAAGCTTCTCAGTTGTATGAATTCTATCATTaaactttatagaatcatagaatagcagagctggaagaggcctacaaggccatcgagtccaaccccctgctcaatgcaggaatccaccctaaagcatccctgacagatggttgtccagcttcctcttgaatgcctctagtgtgggagagcccacaacctccgtaggtaactgattccattgtcgtactttcACAGAATCAGTGGGACAGTTCACAATCGCTTGCTCCCACTCCCTACTGAGAAACCCATGCTGCATtgatcctcccctttcccctgatgATGGTGGTTGCACAGGCCTGGTAAAGGTCTACAACCTGCTCTGTAGCCTAACAGTCATTGCCAGCACAGGTTCAAGCACACAGGAGTTGTGTGGTTGTTAGTTCTCTTTTCAGACATCTATTCCCTGTTAGCTATACTACCCATCCCACAGCTAAAcctgcttcctcctcttctaTGGGGCCCTCAGAGGACTTGTCAGACTTGAAAGTAAGCATATGGTCACTGGAAAAAGTCTTAAtgtaagaagaaagaaaaaagtatctATGTTGTGGATAAGTGGTCAGTATCCAACAGAGCCGCTCCACCTCCACTGGTTCCAATGCACTCATAGGATCCGCAGGCTTAGTGCTTCAAAAAAGTATCTATGTTGTGGATAAGTGGTCAGTATCCAACAGAGCCGCTCCACCTCCACTGGTTCCAATGCACTCATAGGATCCGCTGGCTTAGTGCTTCAAAAAATAACGCCAGAAACAAGCAGAACTGCTAGCTTGCAGTGGATCTTCCTTCTGTGAGCTCCACCGACCTGCCCTGTTCTGTTAGCGAGCATATCCTCTTGTTTTGGGTTATTTTTTGAACTGCAAAAGCTGTTGTATGAGCTTTGGGTCCCGTGAGTACACGGGCACAATAGGATAACTACCCATAGTTTCAGGAAACACAACTGTGCTTCTAACAAACTTCACTGTTCTCCAAAACAGCTTTGACCTTTGTAGAAAAAGCAGTGTAAAATATGTTGAATAAAGGTTTCAAAATGTAACAGGCTAGAATTTATTCCAGAGATCAAGATTGCTTGACAAAATGTGGATAATATTTATGGCCAATGTGATTAAGTGacctttaaaaacttttttaaatgaacagtaAATGATTTTAACACAGTAAATTGTAATTTACAACAGAAGATGCAGTTCCTATCACATTGCTGCTTAATGAACAGTAGATGCCTACTGTGCAATATTTGTTCTGCTTGCTTGTGTACTTCAGAAATGTCAGCTATTAAGTCTTTCCTTGGCAAGGAAAGTATCACATGAAGGACTTACCATGTTTACTGCCAGTAAACAGCGGTTAGTAATAAATGTCATGGCTGTCCTCCCTGATTCTGTATACTACTGTGAGAGGTATTCTTTCCTTGGGCCGTTGTGACGGGGGTTGATCTCTTTCAGTAGCATCAACACTTCTAAAAGAGCCAGTGAGGATTTCACTGATACTAATTGCTGACACTTTTCCCCATAGGGTTCGGTAGTCTCGGAGCGAGACTACGAAAGCCTTGTGATGATGCGGATGCGTCAAGCCGCTGAGAGACAGAAGCTAATTGAGCAAATGAAACGGGAAGATGAGGAAGAGTCTTGCACGTAGTAGTGGGAGAAATGATATTGTCTTGTCCTTTTGCTTACACTTCTTAAATTAAGTCAATAAATATTCTTTTTCAAAACAGCTCTAATTTTCTTGGGAAAATAAACTGATCATCCTGATCAAGGCCATAGATCTAGTCGGAGTCTATTTCAAGAATCTAGATgtcagcaactggtgcccacagcgTCAACGTTAAAAGAAGTTAATGCCCTACCTGTTCACAATACACAATTCCAGTCATAAGGAAATGCCAGAAAATGCTTCTCCCTTGTGGCCATTCCACAGATGGCTATAGCTTACATAAATTCTTACCATGCTTACACAGAGTCTCTTTATTCCAGCATCTTGTGTCTAAATGTCCCAAAGTTATGCCAATAATCTCTTGGCAGGTAATGGTGGATATGACTGCAGCCTTAACTAACAAAGTTTAAAGTGCGATATATGAAATAATAGTTTTTAGTTGTTAAAAGGAATTCAAGAGAAGGATACCATAGAAGAGGCTTTTGAGAATCATCACTACTGCTTCAGCATCCACACACAAGTTTTTCTTAAGGGTTCAGAAGTGCATTTGATGCACTTCCACAGGTACTGTTCTCTTCCTTCCTGTCTGACCACACCACAGAGGAGTCTAGGAAATACAAGCATTGGCAATGCATGTAGCAATGGGAGTAAATGGTTTGCCACTTCTGGTTCAGCACTAAATCAATTAATATGTGAAACTGCCATATCCATACCACTTTttgaaggagggaaagaaagactGCTAAGGCAGTGCGATGATCCATTATCTGGCAATGTACAGATAACAGTGTTATGCAGATACCATTACCCCATATCTGCATAACACATCTAGCTGTAGCTGCTTCATCATTTCTCAGGATTTTGCTCAAGAGTAACGATGCTTGTCAACTGGCATTTCAAAGAAATTTAGCTGTTTACTCACTGCATTTAAGCCACCCAATAACAAACAGTTCTCCAGAGACAATGTCAAGtctgtttttctggttttttattactattttgccAGCTACTTTAGGAATGTTTCAGTACAACTACATATGGTTCCAAATAATCCCTTCAATGGAAGGGCAACTGATAAAATCACATAACTAATACTGAAATATTTTCAAGATACATATGTAGGGATAGTGAAAAGCCACATATCACAGCCTCAAGAATTCCATTCATACTCTTTCACCTTTAAATgagaacatctttgcttcatTTCAACTTGAATACATGCTGTGCTTAATAGTGACCAATTTGTTCCATGGCAACCTTTTTTTCTTACCAACCCCAGCAAAGTAGCAACCATTTTATGCTTGaccttgcccccacccaccccaatttagcCTGAGACTGTTACTTGCACAGTGGATTTAATGCCAGGTTGTCATCACTCAACAGTAATAAATGGGAGATAACACTGCAATACTAGCAAATTCTGGATTGGCATTCAAATTAATGCCAACCAAGATTCATCTCTtggaaatttgcaaaaaaaaaaaaaaaacaaccccggGCCATTAAAGCTAATCGGCCACCCTTCTTCCTGTAATGATCTTGTAGTGGTGGCTACATTTCATAGTGCAGGGTTGTGACAAGGACTTACTTCATTCATAGTGCCTAGAAATGAACAACACATTGGAAAAACAATGCCAGATGTAAGCCAGGCAATTTACAGCAATATCTTAGGCAGGCAGAAAATCTGTAGTTTCTTTGTGGAGGCACCAGACCAGCGTCTGCCCCACTCCTGTCATGCTGATCACTCGATAGCCACGCTTCTCCAGCTTGTCCAAGACAATCCGGGGGGCATCTTGTACATAGTATTCCCAGCTGTTGTAAGCAAGATGCAGAAACAATGAGAAGTGCAGTTTTCGAaacattgttttaattggatcCACACTGAAGGGGAAGCCTGTTGAACGTTGAAgtttgaacaacaacaataataataaatctccCAAATatagtggctagggctgatgggactagtagcccaaaacatctggagggccacaagtcaacCACTCCTGATCTACAGTATCTGTAAGTTTGCTTGTCACTTGAAACTTGTCCACATCATGGTAGTCAGGCAAACGCCAATTGGAAATATAAAATTAAGAGTTGAGTTTGGCTGTAGAATCTTTGGTGTAGATTTCCCTTTTTTCAGTGTCAGGATCATGTACAGAGGCACATAAAACATGCCCATCAAGCTAATAACAGAATGTAAATCAACTCTGCTCTAGTTCTGATGTTCTTTCCTTCATACAAACTAATAAAGGATAATTAATGCCTGAgaaacatttttgacattgcTGTGGTCCTTGCCACACTTGTGTGagatagctcaatggtagagtccATGCAGAATGTTAATGCATTCAAGGGAATTTACAATTCTAAAtattaaagtttaaaaataaatataaaaaacagaaaaattctCATAGGTTGGTAGTGGCATCTTGAAGAGGTGACAACGTTATGTAGCAAGCTAGCTTGGACTTCTGCTCTTATCTTCATTTTGGGGAACCGCTAACAAAGGATactacagagctggaaaaggttcagaaaagggcaactaaaatgatcaaggggatggagcaa
This window encodes:
- the GCHFR gene encoding GTP cyclohydrolase 1 feedback regulatory protein; protein product: MPYVLISTQIRMEVGPTMVGDEHSDPNLMNYLGATKRNMLGNHFWEYYVQDAPRIVLDKLEKRGYRVISMTGVGQTLVWCLHKETTDFLPA